A region of Oryctolagus cuniculus chromosome 3, mOryCun1.1, whole genome shotgun sequence DNA encodes the following proteins:
- the LOC138849196 gene encoding MAP/microtubule affinity-regulating kinase 3-like, with amino-acid sequence MEGRDSKEAADRPRPELQLLSVLGYGSFSAVFLARQESRQQNVAVKLFQRDICDPFNIMRTQKEAGIMQLLNHENILQLLEVCHVRGHRCLVLELADRGTLNDLVMGRGGLPEPEAMALFKQILAAMSHCHGQRVAHRDLKLDNLLLNSEHKIKLSDFGFSCHLAEGELVHSSCGTPLYSAPEVFQPGAYDPFPADVWSLGVILFTMMAGAVPFSGEDEEELEQNIRRGYHELPCPASPALEGLLSSLLSLDPRERPSAKQAKHHPWFNTIGEELEQEALTQVPSLGVAKDPEDQDYPSSGASTSSSGLPRFLSLETHSQSLEQMRSYGQSAPVGVPTQHSLPVLQGAPPHANLREVQSAPALLNCEPMSPQGCGEPEPKSEEAPEERSPDASPAPESTPVAASSTPSSRSSGDPVVPEDPGPEPEPELEPEPEEAETSAAASVRKGFGRILRILLCACCLPDQAKPPGPCSRNVVLQEPTSGGSITSEVRDMEHEPKPEQELKPESTTTDPLVASLHLALPQDKRSPGASAAPEPIPVAASSTPCPRGRGDPVVQEVPAPEPEPEPEEVEASAAASVRSKGRQGVGRRLLQCLWCACCKPAPAKRPGLRS; translated from the coding sequence ATGGAAGGCCGTGACAGCAAGGAGGCTGCAGACAGACCTCGGcctgagctccagctgctgtcCGTCCTGGGCTACGGCAGCTTCAGCGCCGTGTTTCTGGCCCGCCAGGAGTCCAGACAGCAGAATGTAGCTGTGAAACTGTTCCAGCGAGATATCTGCGACCCCTTTAACATCATGCGGACGCAGAAGGAAGCTGGCATCATGCAGCTGCTGAACCACGAGAACATCCTGCAGCTGCTAGAGGTCTGTCATGTCCGGGGTCACCGGTGCCTCGTCTTAGAGCTGGCGGACAGAGGCACCCTCAATGATCTTGTCATGGGCCGGGGAGGCCTGCCAGAGCCCGAGGCCATGGCCTTATTCAAGCAAATCCTCGCGGCCATGAGCCACTGTCACGGCCAGCGTGTGGCCCACAGGGACCTCAAGTTAGACAACTTGCTGCTGAACTCCGAGCACAAAATAAAACTGTCGGACTtcgggttcagctgccacctggccGAGGGCGAGTTGGTGCACAGCTCCTGCGGCACGCCACTATATAGTGCCCCCGAGGTTTTTCAACCTGGGGCCTATGACCCCTTTCCAGCTGATGTCTGGAGTCTTGGTGTCATCCTGTTCACCATGATGGCGGGGGCAGTTCCCTTCAGcggggaggatgaggaggagctTGAGCAAAATATCAGGAGGGGCTATCATGAActgccctgcccagccagccCCGCCCTGGAGGGGCTCCTGAGCTCTCTCCTGAGCTTGGACCCACGGGAGAGGCCTTCAGCCAAGCAAGCAAAACACCATCCCTGGTTCAACACCATTGGGGAAGAACTTGAGCAGGAGGCGTTGACCCAGGTGCCGTCCCTGGGGGTTGCCAAGGACCCAGAGGACCAGGATTACCCAAGCTCTGGAGCCTCAACATCTAGCTCTGGGCTGCCCAGGTTCCTGTCCCTGGAAACACACTCACAGAGCCTGGAGCAGATGAGGTCCTACGGGCAGAGTGCCCCTGTGGGCGTGCCCACGCAGCACAGCCTCCCGGTTCTACAGGGCGCACCTCCACACGCCAACTTGAGGGAGGTGCAGAGTGCGCCTGCCCTCCTCAACTGTGAGCCCATGTCACCCCAGGGCTGCGGGGAGCCCGAGCCCAagtcggaagaagctcctgaggaGAGGAGCCCTGATGCCAGCCCGGCCCCCGAGTCCACCCCCGTGGCCGCCTCCTCCACACCCTCCTCAAGGAGCAGTGGGGACCCGGTGGTGCCAGAGGACCCAggacctgagcctgagcctgaacTTGAGCCAGAGCCTGAGGAGGCTGAGACCTCAGCAGCAGCCTCTGTCCGGAAAGGGTTTGGCAGGATTCTCAGAAtcctgctgtgtgcctgctgcctgccagaccAAGCCAAACccccgggcccctgcagccgAAATGTGGTCCTCCAGGAGCCTACCTCGGGAGGAAGTATAACTTCTGAGGTGCGTGACATGGAGCATGAGCCCAAGCCCGAGCAGGAGCTGAAACCTGAATCCACCACCACCGACCCTCTGGTTGCATCTCTCCACCTTGCACTGCCGCAAGACAAGAGGAGCCCTGGTGCCAGCGCAGCCCCCGAGCCCATCCCGGTGGCCGCCTCCTCCACGCCCTgccccagaggcagaggggaccCGGTGGTGCAAGAGGTCCCAGCACCTGAGCCTGAGCCGGAGCCTGAGGAGGTTGAGGCGtcagcagctgcctctgtccGGAGCAAGGGCCGGCAAGGGGTAGGCAGGAGGCTTCTCCAGTGCCTATGGTGTGCCTGCTGCAAGCCAGCCCCAGCCAAACGCCCCGGTCTCCGCAGCTGA